In Algihabitans albus, the following are encoded in one genomic region:
- a CDS encoding carbohydrate ABC transporter permease produces MIPLSWLVPTLYIVFLLLPIYWLFNMSLQTNAEILSSFTLWPQEPTLENYIEIFTNPAWYTGYINSITYVVMNTAISVAVALPAAYAFSRYRFLGDKHLFFWLLTNRMAPPAVFALPFFQLYSSVGLFDTHIAVALAHCLFNVPLAVWILEGFMSSVPKEIDETAYIDGYSFPKFFVKIFMPLIASGIGVAAFFCFMFSWVELLLSRTLTSVDAKPIAATMTRTVSAAGMDWGVLAAAGILTIVPGALVIYFVRNYIAKGFALGRV; encoded by the coding sequence ATGATCCCGCTCAGCTGGCTGGTGCCGACGCTTTACATCGTCTTCCTGCTGCTGCCGATCTACTGGCTGTTCAACATGTCGCTCCAGACGAACGCGGAGATTCTCTCTTCCTTCACCTTGTGGCCGCAGGAGCCGACGCTCGAGAACTATATAGAGATCTTCACCAATCCCGCCTGGTACACGGGCTATATCAACTCTATCACCTACGTGGTGATGAACACGGCCATTTCGGTCGCGGTGGCGTTGCCGGCGGCCTACGCCTTCTCGCGCTATCGCTTCCTCGGCGACAAACATCTCTTCTTCTGGCTCTTGACCAACCGCATGGCGCCGCCCGCGGTCTTTGCCCTGCCGTTCTTCCAGCTCTACTCCTCGGTCGGCCTGTTCGATACTCACATCGCGGTGGCGCTGGCTCACTGTCTCTTCAACGTGCCTCTGGCGGTCTGGATTCTCGAAGGCTTCATGTCGAGTGTCCCAAAAGAGATCGATGAGACGGCCTATATCGACGGCTACTCCTTTCCAAAGTTTTTCGTGAAGATCTTCATGCCGCTGATCGCCAGCGGGATCGGCGTCGCAGCCTTCTTCTGCTTCATGTTTTCCTGGGTCGAACTTCTGCTGAGCCGCACCTTGACTTCGGTCGACGCCAAGCCGATCGCCGCGACCATGACTCGAACCGTCAGTGCCGCCGGTATGGACTGGGGTGTGCTCGCCGCGGCGGGCATCCTCACCATCGTGCCCGGTGCGCTCGTCATCTACTTCGTACGCAACTACATCGCCAAAGGTTTCGCCCTGGGGCGGGTCTAG
- a CDS encoding carbohydrate ABC transporter permease, giving the protein MEKTQNNKAWLFVLPVLVLVAFSAVIPLMTVVNYSFQDTFGNNVFFWAGLEWYVQVLESERFHAALWRQFLFTGTILAIQIPLGIAVALAMPRKGWGVPVCLVLMALPLLIPWNVVGTIWQIFGRVDIGLLGHTLFNLGIDYNYTQDPLDAWITVVVMDVWHWTSLVVLLCYAGLVSIPDAYYQAAKIDGASRWAVFRYIQLPKMHRVLLIAILLRFMDSFMIYTEPFVVTGGGPGSATSFLSIDLVKMAIGQFDLGPAAAMSIIYFLIILALSYVFYTVMTNIDRER; this is encoded by the coding sequence ATGGAGAAGACGCAGAACAACAAGGCCTGGCTTTTCGTCCTACCGGTGCTGGTGCTGGTCGCCTTCTCGGCCGTCATTCCGCTGATGACCGTGGTCAACTACTCGTTCCAGGACACCTTCGGGAACAACGTCTTCTTCTGGGCTGGCCTGGAATGGTATGTGCAGGTTCTGGAATCCGAGCGCTTTCATGCCGCGCTCTGGCGGCAGTTCCTCTTCACCGGCACGATTCTCGCGATTCAGATCCCGCTGGGGATCGCCGTGGCGCTGGCCATGCCGCGCAAGGGCTGGGGCGTACCGGTCTGCTTGGTGCTGATGGCACTGCCGCTGCTGATACCCTGGAACGTGGTCGGTACGATCTGGCAGATCTTCGGACGCGTCGACATCGGCTTGCTCGGTCACACGCTGTTCAATCTGGGGATCGACTACAACTACACCCAGGACCCGCTGGACGCCTGGATCACCGTGGTGGTCATGGATGTCTGGCACTGGACCAGTCTTGTCGTGCTGCTGTGCTACGCCGGCCTGGTGTCGATTCCCGATGCCTACTATCAGGCCGCCAAGATCGACGGAGCCTCGCGCTGGGCCGTGTTCCGCTACATCCAATTGCCGAAGATGCATCGGGTGCTGCTGATCGCCATCCTGTTGCGCTTCATGGACAGCTTTATGATCTATACCGAACCCTTCGTGGTGACCGGAGGCGGTCCGGGCAGCGCGACCAGCTTCCTGTCGATCGACCTGGTGAAGATGGCGATCGGACAGTTCGATCTTGGCCCGGCAGCCGCCATGTCGATCATCTATTTCCTGATTATCCTGGCGCTGTCCTACGTCTTCTACACCGTCATGACCAACATAGATCGGGAGCGGTAG